Proteins encoded within one genomic window of Pseudomonas cannabina:
- the lptF gene encoding LPS export ABC transporter permease LptF: MIVFRYLSREVLLTLSAVSAVLLVFIMSGRFIKYLAQAASGALDPGVLFMIMGFRLPGFLQVILPLGLFLGILMAYGRLYLESEMTVLAATGMSQQRLLAITMGPAALVGLVVAWLSFSLAPQGAAQFSQLINQQDAMTEFDTLVPGRFQALRDGTRITYTKELSDDRSQLTGVFISEKRMSSDKSKDNGITVLVAEKGHQEVQPNGSRFLILENGYRYDGNPGAADYRVIKYDTYGAALPKPEISEEVTDREAIPTSELFGNRTARSVAELQWRISLPLSVFIVTLMAIPLSRVNPLQGRYLKLLPAILLYMSYLAILISVRSSLEKGKLPLSLGMWWVHAIYLAIGLVLFYWEPIRLKMASRRSVTEVTRGQA, translated from the coding sequence TTGATTGTCTTTCGTTATCTTTCTCGAGAAGTACTGCTTACCCTGAGCGCGGTCAGCGCCGTGCTGCTGGTGTTCATCATGAGCGGACGGTTCATCAAGTACCTGGCGCAGGCCGCTTCCGGGGCGCTTGATCCGGGCGTGCTGTTCATGATCATGGGCTTCCGCCTGCCGGGCTTTTTGCAGGTGATTCTGCCACTGGGGCTGTTTCTCGGCATTCTGATGGCATACGGCCGTCTGTATCTGGAAAGTGAAATGACCGTGCTGGCCGCGACCGGCATGAGCCAGCAGCGTTTGCTCGCCATCACCATGGGCCCGGCGGCGCTGGTCGGGCTGGTGGTCGCCTGGCTGAGTTTCAGCCTCGCTCCACAGGGGGCTGCGCAGTTTTCGCAGCTGATCAACCAGCAGGATGCGATGACCGAGTTCGACACGCTGGTGCCGGGTCGCTTCCAGGCATTGCGTGACGGTACGCGTATCACCTACACCAAGGAGCTTTCCGATGATCGCTCGCAACTGACCGGCGTCTTCATTTCCGAAAAGCGCATGTCCAGCGACAAGAGCAAGGACAACGGTATTACCGTGCTGGTGGCCGAGAAGGGGCATCAGGAGGTCCAGCCCAATGGCAGCCGCTTCCTGATTCTGGAAAACGGCTATCGCTATGACGGTAATCCGGGGGCTGCCGATTACCGCGTGATCAAGTACGACACCTATGGTGCGGCATTGCCCAAGCCGGAAATCAGTGAAGAGGTCACCGACCGCGAAGCCATCCCGACCAGCGAGCTGTTCGGTAATCGCACCGCGCGTTCCGTTGCCGAGCTGCAATGGCGTATCTCTCTGCCGCTGTCGGTGTTCATCGTGACCTTGATGGCCATTCCGCTGTCGCGCGTCAACCCTCTCCAGGGCCGCTACCTGAAGCTGCTGCCGGCGATCCTGTTGTACATGTCGTACCTGGCCATTCTGATCTCGGTGCGCAGTTCGCTGGAGAAAGGCAAGCTGCCGCTCAGTCTGGGCATGTGGTGGGTGCATGCCATCTACTTGGCCATCGGCCTTGTGCTGTTCTACTGGGAGCCTATACGTTTGAAAATGGCGAGTCGTCGTAGCGTCACGGAGGTGACTCGTGGTCA